DNA from Limnohabitans sp.:
GTTTTTCATACACATCGGTTGATGCGTTGAAGCCCATGGTCTTGTCACTTTCGCGGCGGCTAGGAAATCCAACCGCATGAGCACAAGTATGGCATCGGGTTGGGGCATCACAAGCCTGAATATGGGGGGCCGTTTGGGTGCTTGCTCTGGGCCAGTTGCCCGAGGTTTTCCGAGATTTGTCGCCATGACCCGTTTTGGGCAGTGCCAGGCACAGCCATTCCCCGCAGCGTTGGCAAAACCGCTGTTGCCGTCCCTGACCAACTCAACTCACCAGCTAACGCGCTGATCGACCTCAAAGTCGGGGCCGGTTGCGCTGCCAGATCCCACTCCGGCTCGACTTCGAGCGCACCATCCTCACCGACATGCGCATCGCAGTTATCCTAAAACGGTGGACCGCGCGCCGGGGCAATGTGCGGGGGCACGCAGTCCACCCCGATGTGATCAAGGATCTTTCTGATCTGCGTGCCCTCGGTGACAAATGCGATCAGGCGCATTTGCCCATCTCACAGCGGGCACAGCAGCGGCGGACTTGGGGTTTCGCCAAAAACCTCGTCAATGCGCGCGATCAACACCGTCCACAAGTAATGTTAGCGGCGTTCTGAGAGCGCTTCAACGTGGCATTGGAGCGCGGTTTTAGTTGAGGTTGTCGGGGAATTGAATGGCTGACGACATACCTTCCTTGCAGAGGTGCGTTCTGTGACACAAGGCACTGGACAACTTCAAGGCTCGCATCCGGCAACTCACACGCCACTCGGGTGGGCGCAGCATGTCACAGGTGGTGGACAAACTCAGGCCCTGTGCCGATGGTGGGGGTGATGGGTCAGAACATGTCCAAAACGGCGCCCTTGCTGGCACTGGACGCATTGAAAGCAAACTTGGCTTGCACGCCGCGGGTGTAGCGCGGCGCAGGTGCGGTCCAGCCTTCGCGGCGTTTAGCCAGTTCGGCTTCGGGCACGTTCAGCTCAAGCACCAATTTGTGCGCATCGATGGTGATGCTGTCGCCTTCATGCACAAACGCGATGTTGCCGCCGGCTGCCGCTTCGGGGGCGACGTGGCCCACCACCATGCCCCAAGTGCCACCGGAGAAACGGCCGTCGGTGATCAGGCCCACGCTTTCGCCCAAGCCAGCACCGATCAGCGCGCCCGTGGGTGCCAGCATTTCGGGCATGCCGGGGCCGCCTTTGGGGCCGAGGTAGCGCAAAACCATCACGTCACCGGCTTTGATCTTGCCCGCCAAAATGGCTTCGAGCGCCGATTGCTCGTCGTCGAACACACGGGCTGGGCCGGTGATGACCGGGTTTTTCAGACCGGTGATCTTGGCCACAGCGCCTTCGGGTGACAAGTTGCCCTTGAGGATGGCCAGGTGGCCTTGCTTGTACATGGCGTTGTCGATGGTGTGGATCACGCTTTGCTCGGGCGGCGCGTCGGGCACATCCTTGAGCACCTCGGCAATGGTCTGGCCGGTGATGGTGATGCAATCGCCGTGCAGCAAACCGGCGTTGAGCAAAATCTTCATGACTTGCGGAATCCCGCCGGCCACATGCAGGTCAACGGCCAAAGCTTTGCCGCTGGGCTTGAGGTCGCACAAAACGGGGGTGCGTTGGCGGATGCGTTCGAAGTCGTCGATGGTCCACTCCACGCCTGCGCAATGCGCAATGGCCAAAAAGTGCAGCACCGCATTGGTGGAACCACCGGTGGCCATGATCACGGCAACCGCGTTTTCAATGGACTTGCGGGTCACGATGTCGCGCGGCTTGATGCCTTTGCGGATGGCTTCCACCAAAACACGGGCCGACTCTTTGGCCGATTCGACTTTTTCGTCGTGCACGTTGGCCATGGTGGAGGAGTAGGGCAAGGAAATGCCCAGGGCCTCGAAAGCAGACGACATGGTGTTGGCGGTGTACATGCCACCGCACGAACCGGTGCCGGGGATGGCGCGCTTTTCGATTTCGAGCAGGTCTTCGTCGCTCAACTTGCCTGCTGCATTTTCGCCCACGGCTTCAAACACGCTCACGATGTTCAGGTCTTTGCCTTGGTAGCGGCCCGGCAAAATGGTGCCGCCATAAACGTAAATGGCCGGAACGTTGGCGCGCAGCATGCCCATCAGGCCGCCGGGCATGTTCTTGTCGCAGCCGCCCACCACCAGCACGCCGTCCATCCACTGTCCTTGCACGCAGGTTTCCACGCAGTCGGCAATCACCTCGCGGGAGACCAGCGAGTACTTCATGCCCTCGGTGCCCATGGCCATGCCGTCCGAGATGGTGGGCGTGCCAAAGACTTGGGCGTTGCCACCGGCTTCTTCGATGCCCTCGATGGCCGCGTCGGCCAACTTCTGCAGACCGCTGTTGCAGGGGGTGATGGTGCTGTGCCCGTTGGCCACGCCCACCATCGGTTTGACGAAATCGCTCTGTTCATAGCCCATGGCGTAGTACATCGACCGGTTGGGCGCGCGCGATTTGCCCTCGGTGATGTTGGCGCTGCGGCTGTTGATGGGGGTGATCGGGATGATTTTGTCGCTCATGGTCGTGTCTCAGTAGAAGCCCAAAAGAAGGTCGCCTCATTCTAACGGGCGCTCGTCAGGCCATAGTGTCCAGTGCGAGGCATCTCCGGTGCACAATCAGGGCATGCTGATCCATCCTCAAATTGACCCAGTCGCCCTGCAGTTGGGCCCCTTGGCCATCCACTGGTATGGCCTGACCTATTTGGCTGCTTTTGGCCTGTTTTTTTGGCTGGGCGTGCGGCGTCTGGGCCATGCGCCCTTCAAACACTTGCCGCAATGGCAAAAACGCGATGTGGAAGACATCCTGTTTTTGGGCGTGCTCGGCGTCATTTTGGGCGGGCGCGTGGGTTATTGCCTGTTTTACAAACCGGCTTATTACCTGTCTAACCCGTTCGAAATTTTGGCCATCTGGCAAGGGGGGATGAGTTTTCATGGCGGATTGTTGGGTGTGATGCTGGCCATGGTCTGGTTTGCCCGCACCCGTCAGCGGCCGTTTTTGCAGGTCATGGACTTTGTGGCGCCCTGTGTGCCCACGGGTCTGGCGGCAGGGCGGGTGGGCAATTTCCTGAATGGCGAACTGTGGGGCCGCGTGGCTGATCCTGCATTGCCCTGGGGCATGGTGTTCCGGGGGGCGGGCGATTTGCCGCGCCATCCGTCGCAGCTTTACCAAATTGCGCTGGAAGGTTTGCTGCTGTTTGTGTTGCTCTGGTGGTTTGCCCGCAATGGCCGCCCCACGGGCCAAGTCTCAGGCGCATTTTTGCTGGGCTATGGCTTCTTCCGCTTTGTGGCCGAATTTTTCCGCGAACCTGATGCCCATTTGGGCCTTTTGAGTCTGGGGATGAGCATGGGCCAGTGGTTGTGTGTGCCGATGATGTTGGGCGGCTCCGTGCTATGGGTGTGGAGTGCTCGCCGAGCCGTTAGGGCCTGAGTGTCATTGGGAGATCAGTGGTTCAAGGTCAGGACCGTGCTTTCCTTGATTTCTTCCATGACCACATAGCTGTTGGATTGTGCGGACACCGGGATCTTGTCGAGGATGGCGCCGAGCAGTTCTCGGTAGTCGCTCATGGCGCGTAAGCGGGCCTTGACCAGGTAATCAAAGCTGCCGGAAACCAGGTGACATTCCAGGACGTCGGGCATCAAGCCCACTTCGAGCCGCACGGTCTCGAACACCTGAGGCGATTTCTGGGACAGTGTGATTTCGATGAAGACCAACAGGGGTTTGCCCAAAGCTGTGGCATCGACTCGGGCGTGGTAGCCGGTGATCAGGCCCTGGCGTTCGAGCCTTTTGATGCGCTCTGAACACGGCGAGGTGGACAGGCCCACTTGTTCACCCACCTCGGTGACCGACATGCGGCCATTGCGCTGCAGCAGATCGAGAATCTTCAGGTCAATGCGGTCAGGATCGGACATTTTGCGGCCAAGGCCGAAAAATGGCCCTGGGTTCAGTTGAATTTGCTGTTATTAGACATCAATTCAAAAAAATATTCTGCAATAAATCCATAACATCGCTCAATCTCTAGTCAAAAGTGAGTCTGACATGAAAGTGGTGGTGCTGGGTGGTGGGGTGATCGGGGTCAGCACAGCCTGGGCGCTCTTGCGCCAAGGTGCCGATGTGACTTTGGTGGACAGGCAGCCTGATGTGGCGCTGGAAACCAGTTTTGCCAATGCAGGTCAGGTCTCGCCGGGTTATTCGACGCCCTGGGCGGCCCCTGGAATACCGCTCAAAGCCCTGAAATGGGCGTTTCAGGCCCATGCGCCGTTGGCAATTCGCCTGGACGGCAGTCTGTTTCAGTGGCGCTGGATGGCGGCCATGCTGGCCAACTGCTCAGCCGACCGCTATGCCGTCAACAAAGAGCGAATGATGCGCCTTTCCGAGTACAGCCGTGACTGCTTGCGCGTCTGGCGTGCAGAGACCGGCGTGGCCTATGACGCGCGCAGCCAGGGCACTTTGCAGCTGTTTCGCAGCCAAGCCCAGCTGGATGCTGCCGCGCGCGATGTGGCCGTGCTGCAGGACTGCGGCGTGCCTTTTGAGCTGCTGGATGCTGCCGGGGTCAGTCGTGCAGAGCCTGCATTGGGCAAGGTCCGTGTTCCGATCAGTGGCGGTTTACGACTGCCCAACGACGAAACCGGAGACTGCCATCTGTTCACCCGCCAGTTGGCGCAGCGCGCCTGCGCTTTGGGCATGAAGCTGCGACTGTCTTGTACAGTGCAATCGTTGATGCGCGATGGTCATCGCGTCACTGGGCTGCAATTGAGCGATGTGGCCGGACTTGCGGGCGAGCGCTTGCAAGCTGATGTTGTGGTGCTCGCTGCAGGCAGCTACTCGCGTGACTTGTTGTTGCCGCTGGGGCTTGACATCCCGGTTTACCCGGTCAAAGGCTATTCGCTCACCATGCCGCTGAGTGATGCCTCGCTGGCCCCCCAGTCGACCGTGCTGGATGAGACTTACAAGGTCGCACTGACCCGCCTGGGCGACCGCCTGCGCGTGGGTGGCATGGCCGAGTTGGCCGGTTTTGATTTGCGCTTGAACCCACGTCGCCGCGCCACGCTCGAAAAAGTGACATGCGAACTCTTTCCCGGGGGTGACTTGTCGAAGGCGCAGTTCTGGACTGGCTTGCGCCCCATGACGCCTGACGGCACTCCACTGGTGGGTGCGACGCCGTTGACTGGGCTTTACCTCAACACCGGGCACGGCACACTGGGCTGGACCATGGCCTGCGGCAGTGCCCAGTTGTTGGCCGATGTGATTTCGGGTCAGCCGCCTGCCATCCGCGCCGAAGGTTTCGACATGGGCCGCTATGGCGCACGGGTGACTACAAGCCGGCCGGGTCGGCTGGCGGCGGTCTGAGAAGCGCTCAGGCTTGTGCTGGCCGCTTTTGCAGCCAGTCGCCGCGCACGGCCTCATAGGCCGCCGCCACCTGCAGCAAAGCCACATCGCCTTGCGGCTTGCCGATCAGTTGCAAGCCCATGGGCCAGCCATGTGTCGGGTGAAAGCCCGCTGGCAGACTGATCGCAGGCAGGCCAGCCAACGTGGCGTAGAGGGTGCATTCCATCCAGCGGTGGTACGTGTCCATGGTGCGTGCGCCAATGTGTTGTGGCCAGCGCTCTTGCAGCGCAAACGGCCAGGTTTGCGCCACCGGCAGGGCCAGCACGTCCACCTCTTTGAATACGTCCAACAGGTGCTGATAAAAAGCGCTGCGCATCTGGCTGGCCTGCATGAAGTCCATGTAGGACAGCTTGACCGAGTTCTCGTGCTCCCACAGGGCCTCAGGTTTGAGTTGCGCTTGGGCGTCAGGCATGTGCAGCAAGGCTGCAACCTTGGGGCCCACCAGCGCCCGACGCCAGACCAGCCAGCAGTCCCAAAGGGCTTGCGCGTCAAAGCCTAGAGCGCGGGGCTCGACCACGGCACCAGCGCCTTGCATTTGCCGCAGCGCTTCTTCGCACACGGGCAGGATGCCATCTTCCATGGCCAGGTGGCCATTCAAATCGCCCAGCCAGCCCACGCGCAGACCGCGCAGTGCATGGTGGCTGTACTGCAAGCCGGACACATCGACGCAGCCCTTGATCGACAAAGGCTGGCGTGCGTCGTGCCCTGACTGCGTGGCCAGCAGGCGCGCCAGGTCGCGCACGCTGCGGGCCATGGGGCCTTCGGTGCCCAGTTGGTCCACCCACACATCGGCCCCGGGCCCAAAGGGCACCCGGCCTTGCGAGGGGCGCATGCCGAAAATATGGTTCCAGCCCGCCGGGTTGCGCAGGCTGCCCATGAAATCCGATCCGTCGGCCACGGGCAACAGGCGCTGGGCCAGCGCCACCGCCGCACCGCCGCTGCTGCCGCCTGCACTCACCGCTGTGTCCCAGGCGTTGGCCGTAGCCCCAAACAGGGTGTTGAAGGTGTGCGAGCCCAGGCCCAGCTCGGGCATGTTGGTCTTGCCGATCACGAGGGCGCCCGCAGCCTTCATGCGTTCGGTCATGATGCTGTCTTTGGTGGGCATGGCCGCTTTCAGCAGGGTGCTGCCCAAAGTGGTCGGAAAGCCCACTGCGTGCCCGGTGTCCTTGATGGCTTGCGGGATGCCGTGCAGCCAACCACGGGATTGTCCACTTGCCAGCTCGGCGTCGCACTGGCGTGCTTGCGCCAGCAGCATGTCGGTTGGGGCCAGGTTGACGATGGCATTGAAGCGCGGGTTCATCCGTTCGATGCGCGCGAGGTATGCCAACATCACTTCGGTGCAGGACACTTGCCTTTGGTGGATGCGCTCGGACAGCTCGCTGGCGTTGAAGTCGGTAATGTCAGTGAGGTCGGACATGGGGGGATTTCAGAGGTTCAAGCCAGGTGCGGTGGCGGCACAAAGCCGCACCACTCGGTTTCAAGCCAGCGGGCCATGTTCAGGCACAGCGGGTCGGCAAAACTGTTGCCGATGATTTGCGCCCCGACCGGCAAGCCACCAGGGCTTTGCCCAATGGGGACAGCGGTGGCAGGCAAGCCCACCACGCCGGGGTAACCCGCCCAGAACAGGCTGTCGGTGTGCGGCTGGTTCTGGCCGTTGACCTGGAGCATGCGCTCCCAGCGCTCGCCTTGCTGGTTGTGCAAAAAGGCGGGCGATGTGGCCACCGGGGTGATGAGCAAGTCCACCGCTTCGAAATAGCTTTGCCATTGCGTTCGCAATACGGCGCGTTGCTGGTCAAACTCAACCCAGTCGCGGTGTGTCAGGGTACTGCCGCGCCAGACCCGTTCGCGCATGGTGTCCAGCGCCGGGGCGCTTTGCTGGGCCAGATCCTGAAAGCGGGCAAATGTTGCGTCGTCGAGCCAGGCCCCTGTGGCCGCGCGCAACAGGTATGAGTACACGCGGTGCGACTGCGCGCTGTCCACCGGACGGTGGTTGTCCAGCACGGTCACGCCCTGGGCGCGCAAAAAGTCGGCCAGCGCGTGCAGTCGGTCCTGGATGCTCTGGTCCACCCGCGCTTCGGGGTCGTCGTAGACGATGGCCACACGGCATTCCCGCAACGGCTTGTCGTTGTGGCGCCACTGCGCTGGCGTCCAGCCCAGTGGGCCAAACTGCTGCAGCGGCGTGGTCAGCACCTGCATGGCCAGTTGCAGGTCTTGAGCGCTGCGCGCCAGTGGCCCGGCCACGGCAATGTCCAGGCTGTCGATGCAGCGCACACCCGGCAGCTGGTGGCCTTGCATGGGCACAACCCCCCAGCTGGGCTTGTGCCCGTAGACCCCGCAGTAATGCGCCGGGTTGCGGATGGATGCGCCAATGTCGCTGCCCAGCTCCAGCGGTGTCATGCCCGCAGCCAGCGCTGCGCTGGCCCCGCCGGACGATCCGCCCGGCGTGCGGCTCAGATCCCAGGGGTTGTGGGTGGTGCCATAGACCGGGTTGAACGACTGCCAGTCGCCCAAAGCCACTGGCACATTGGTTTTGCCAAACACCACGGCCCCGGCGTCCAGCAGGCGCTGGACCGCTACGGCAGGCTGCTGCGCTATGTTGTCCTTGTACTGAGGAAAGCCCCAGCAGGTGGGCGTGCCCGGCAAATCAAACGATTCCTTGATGGTCATGGGCAGACCGTGCAGCGGCCCCCAGTCTTCGCCACGGGCACGCGCCGCGTCGGCTTGGGCAGCGCGTTCGCGCGCGGCTTCAAAGTTGCGCACCACCACCGCGTTGATGGGGCCATCATGCTGCGCCACACGGGCGATGTGCTGCGCCAGCAATTGGGTGCTGGTCACTTCACCTGCGCGCAGGCGGGCCATCAGTTGGGTGGCGGTGTTGTACGTGAAATCGGTCATGCGGGACAAAGGGGTCTGGAATAAAAAAACCCGGGCATGTCACGGGTAGTGAGCATGTCCCGGGTGGCGCGAGCGTCAGCGCAGCGAATTCAGGGTTTCACTGTGGCTCGACGTTGGCGGCCTTGAACAGCGCGCGGTAGCGCACGACTTCTTGGGTGTAGAACTTGTCCAGATCGGCCAGGCTCATGCCCGCGGGCACCTGGCTGCCGGTGGTGTTCATGCCTTTGACGAAGGTCTCGGACTTGATGGCTTCGTTCATGGACTGGTTGAGTTTCTGGACCACGGCGTCGGGTGTGTTTTTCGATACCTGCAGACCGATCCAGATGTCAAAGACAAAGTCGGACATGCCACGCTGCGCGCTGATCGGAGCGGCTTCCGGCAGTTGTGGGTGGGGCGCGGTGGAAGTGATGCCGATGATCTTGAAGCGGTTGTCCTTGACCATGCCGATGATGGGGCCTGCGACCGGCACGAAGGCCATGTCCACGTTGTTGCCGCCCAGATCGGTGTAGATCTGCACGGCTGCTTTGTAGGGCACGTGCAGCAGGTCCAGGCCCGTCAGCGTCTTGAAGCGCTCACCCATGATGTGGTACAGCGAGCCCTGACCTATGCTCGCGTAGCTGACCTTTTTGCCTTTGGCCCAGGCCAGAAATTCCGGCAGGTTGTTGACGGGCAGGTCCTTGCGCACGGCCAGGCCGATCGAGGTCCGGCCCAACAAACTGGCCAGGCGGACTTCTTCGGGTTTGAATTTGACGGCAGACAGGGCCAGCGGCG
Protein-coding regions in this window:
- the ilvD gene encoding dihydroxy-acid dehydratase; amino-acid sequence: MSDKIIPITPINSRSANITEGKSRAPNRSMYYAMGYEQSDFVKPMVGVANGHSTITPCNSGLQKLADAAIEGIEEAGGNAQVFGTPTISDGMAMGTEGMKYSLVSREVIADCVETCVQGQWMDGVLVVGGCDKNMPGGLMGMLRANVPAIYVYGGTILPGRYQGKDLNIVSVFEAVGENAAGKLSDEDLLEIEKRAIPGTGSCGGMYTANTMSSAFEALGISLPYSSTMANVHDEKVESAKESARVLVEAIRKGIKPRDIVTRKSIENAVAVIMATGGSTNAVLHFLAIAHCAGVEWTIDDFERIRQRTPVLCDLKPSGKALAVDLHVAGGIPQVMKILLNAGLLHGDCITITGQTIAEVLKDVPDAPPEQSVIHTIDNAMYKQGHLAILKGNLSPEGAVAKITGLKNPVITGPARVFDDEQSALEAILAGKIKAGDVMVLRYLGPKGGPGMPEMLAPTGALIGAGLGESVGLITDGRFSGGTWGMVVGHVAPEAAAGGNIAFVHEGDSITIDAHKLVLELNVPEAELAKRREGWTAPAPRYTRGVQAKFAFNASSASKGAVLDMF
- the lgt gene encoding prolipoprotein diacylglyceryl transferase — encoded protein: MLIHPQIDPVALQLGPLAIHWYGLTYLAAFGLFFWLGVRRLGHAPFKHLPQWQKRDVEDILFLGVLGVILGGRVGYCLFYKPAYYLSNPFEILAIWQGGMSFHGGLLGVMLAMVWFARTRQRPFLQVMDFVAPCVPTGLAAGRVGNFLNGELWGRVADPALPWGMVFRGAGDLPRHPSQLYQIALEGLLLFVLLWWFARNGRPTGQVSGAFLLGYGFFRFVAEFFREPDAHLGLLSLGMSMGQWLCVPMMLGGSVLWVWSARRAVRA
- a CDS encoding winged helix-turn-helix transcriptional regulator; the encoded protein is MSDPDRIDLKILDLLQRNGRMSVTEVGEQVGLSTSPCSERIKRLERQGLITGYHARVDATALGKPLLVFIEITLSQKSPQVFETVRLEVGLMPDVLECHLVSGSFDYLVKARLRAMSDYRELLGAILDKIPVSAQSNSYVVMEEIKESTVLTLNH
- a CDS encoding D-amino acid dehydrogenase translates to MKVVVLGGGVIGVSTAWALLRQGADVTLVDRQPDVALETSFANAGQVSPGYSTPWAAPGIPLKALKWAFQAHAPLAIRLDGSLFQWRWMAAMLANCSADRYAVNKERMMRLSEYSRDCLRVWRAETGVAYDARSQGTLQLFRSQAQLDAAARDVAVLQDCGVPFELLDAAGVSRAEPALGKVRVPISGGLRLPNDETGDCHLFTRQLAQRACALGMKLRLSCTVQSLMRDGHRVTGLQLSDVAGLAGERLQADVVVLAAGSYSRDLLLPLGLDIPVYPVKGYSLTMPLSDASLAPQSTVLDETYKVALTRLGDRLRVGGMAELAGFDLRLNPRRRATLEKVTCELFPGGDLSKAQFWTGLRPMTPDGTPLVGATPLTGLYLNTGHGTLGWTMACGSAQLLADVISGQPPAIRAEGFDMGRYGARVTTSRPGRLAAV
- a CDS encoding amidase, with protein sequence MSDLTDITDFNASELSERIHQRQVSCTEVMLAYLARIERMNPRFNAIVNLAPTDMLLAQARQCDAELASGQSRGWLHGIPQAIKDTGHAVGFPTTLGSTLLKAAMPTKDSIMTERMKAAGALVIGKTNMPELGLGSHTFNTLFGATANAWDTAVSAGGSSGGAAVALAQRLLPVADGSDFMGSLRNPAGWNHIFGMRPSQGRVPFGPGADVWVDQLGTEGPMARSVRDLARLLATQSGHDARQPLSIKGCVDVSGLQYSHHALRGLRVGWLGDLNGHLAMEDGILPVCEEALRQMQGAGAVVEPRALGFDAQALWDCWLVWRRALVGPKVAALLHMPDAQAQLKPEALWEHENSVKLSYMDFMQASQMRSAFYQHLLDVFKEVDVLALPVAQTWPFALQERWPQHIGARTMDTYHRWMECTLYATLAGLPAISLPAGFHPTHGWPMGLQLIGKPQGDVALLQVAAAYEAVRGDWLQKRPAQA
- a CDS encoding amidase yields the protein MTDFTYNTATQLMARLRAGEVTSTQLLAQHIARVAQHDGPINAVVVRNFEAARERAAQADAARARGEDWGPLHGLPMTIKESFDLPGTPTCWGFPQYKDNIAQQPAVAVQRLLDAGAVVFGKTNVPVALGDWQSFNPVYGTTHNPWDLSRTPGGSSGGASAALAAGMTPLELGSDIGASIRNPAHYCGVYGHKPSWGVVPMQGHQLPGVRCIDSLDIAVAGPLARSAQDLQLAMQVLTTPLQQFGPLGWTPAQWRHNDKPLRECRVAIVYDDPEARVDQSIQDRLHALADFLRAQGVTVLDNHRPVDSAQSHRVYSYLLRAATGAWLDDATFARFQDLAQQSAPALDTMRERVWRGSTLTHRDWVEFDQQRAVLRTQWQSYFEAVDLLITPVATSPAFLHNQQGERWERMLQVNGQNQPHTDSLFWAGYPGVVGLPATAVPIGQSPGGLPVGAQIIGNSFADPLCLNMARWLETEWCGFVPPPHLA
- a CDS encoding tripartite tricarboxylate transporter substrate binding protein — translated: MISCRTISRLLTGLLGSLMVLSASAQGFPNKMVTVMVPYPAGGPSDAVARLVQVEYEKQLGQKMMVENLGGVSGALGIQKVLAAPADGYYQLLGTPMELVMAPLALSAVKFKPEEVRLASLLGRTSIGLAVRKDLPVNNLPEFLAWAKGKKVSYASIGQGSLYHIMGERFKTLTGLDLLHVPYKAAVQIYTDLGGNNVDMAFVPVAGPIIGMVKDNRFKIIGITSTAPHPQLPEAAPISAQRGMSDFVFDIWIGLQVSKNTPDAVVQKLNQSMNEAIKSETFVKGMNTTGSQVPAGMSLADLDKFYTQEVVRYRALFKAANVEPQ